In Chryseobacterium gleum, a single genomic region encodes these proteins:
- the feoB gene encoding ferrous iron transport protein B: MQENNKKQILLVGNPNVGKSTVFNTLCNKKQKTGNYAGVTVASHSGNYVYKNEEVEVIDLPGSYSVYPSSEDEAIFSKYLIDEQENYAGVVYILEALSLKRGLLLFQQIQDLGIPMILIVNQIDQAERRGITIDIQKFSQALGIKIIQTNAKEQIGIDAVREAVYSNEFVKTDKVSFETPNEYRDFIQKLAAHKGFDNEYKAWMSLSLGTDLGRIGSVMEQLNEPDSKSLVPKRLQVQETVRRYQNVDRILADVISKKAQFKELLTEKLDKVLVHKFWGYVVFLAILLIIFQSVFFLAEYPMSWIEDTFSWLAAFTSGHLPEGPVNSLISNGIVPGIGGIVVFAPQIGILLYFLYLLEDSGYMARVVFLMDRLLRPFGLNGKSIVPLVSGTACAIPAVISTRNIENVKERLLTILVTPFMTCSARLPVYSIIIGLIISEGTFLGIKYKALVLMGMYLLGFLVALFSAAILKRFIKSKGKTYLVMDLPAYKKPLFGYDFKMVLGKVWDFITGAGKIIFIVSIIIWFLSYFGPSQKADQFVATDVHLDHSYLAKMGKGIEPVIAPLGYDWKMGVGILTSFVAREVFVGTMSTLYSLEDDAPEIKVIDKMRRDVKPNGEKVFSFATGISVLLFYAFAMQCVSTLAVVYRETKSWKWTGFQVVMMTGLAYFVSMIVYQILK; encoded by the coding sequence ATGCAGGAAAACAATAAAAAACAGATACTTTTAGTCGGAAATCCTAATGTAGGAAAGTCGACGGTTTTCAATACGCTTTGCAATAAAAAGCAGAAAACCGGAAACTATGCCGGCGTTACCGTTGCCAGTCACTCAGGGAACTATGTTTATAAGAACGAAGAAGTGGAGGTGATAGATCTTCCAGGTTCGTACAGCGTATACCCGAGTTCAGAAGACGAAGCTATTTTTTCCAAATACCTTATTGACGAGCAGGAAAACTATGCGGGGGTTGTTTACATTCTTGAAGCATTAAGTTTAAAAAGAGGGCTGCTTCTGTTTCAACAGATTCAGGACCTTGGAATTCCGATGATTCTGATTGTCAATCAGATTGATCAGGCAGAAAGAAGAGGCATTACTATAGATATCCAAAAGTTTTCACAAGCATTAGGCATTAAAATTATTCAGACCAATGCCAAAGAGCAGATCGGAATTGATGCAGTAAGAGAAGCCGTTTACAGCAATGAATTTGTAAAAACAGATAAAGTTTCTTTTGAAACCCCGAATGAATATAGAGATTTTATTCAGAAGCTGGCAGCCCATAAAGGTTTTGACAATGAATATAAAGCCTGGATGAGCCTCTCATTGGGGACAGATCTCGGAAGAATAGGCTCTGTGATGGAACAGCTCAATGAGCCTGATTCTAAAAGTTTGGTTCCTAAAAGATTACAGGTTCAGGAAACTGTTAGGAGATATCAGAATGTAGACAGAATCCTGGCTGATGTTATTTCTAAAAAAGCTCAGTTCAAGGAATTACTTACCGAAAAGCTGGATAAAGTTTTAGTTCATAAATTCTGGGGTTACGTTGTCTTTTTAGCGATTCTTCTTATTATTTTTCAAAGCGTTTTCTTCCTTGCAGAATATCCGATGAGCTGGATTGAAGATACTTTCTCATGGCTAGCCGCATTTACAAGCGGACACCTTCCTGAAGGTCCAGTTAATTCATTGATTTCAAATGGAATCGTTCCCGGAATAGGAGGAATCGTAGTTTTTGCACCACAGATCGGAATCCTGCTGTATTTCCTTTACCTGCTGGAAGATTCAGGATATATGGCAAGAGTCGTATTTCTGATGGACAGATTGCTTCGTCCTTTCGGGCTAAACGGTAAAAGTATCGTTCCGCTGGTATCCGGTACCGCCTGTGCTATCCCAGCAGTGATTTCTACCAGAAACATTGAGAATGTAAAAGAAAGATTGCTGACGATATTGGTAACGCCATTTATGACATGCTCGGCAAGACTTCCCGTATACAGTATTATCATCGGGTTGATTATTTCAGAAGGAACATTTTTGGGAATAAAATATAAAGCGCTGGTTTTGATGGGGATGTACCTTCTTGGCTTCCTTGTAGCGTTATTTTCAGCAGCAATTCTTAAAAGATTTATCAAAAGCAAAGGTAAAACTTATCTGGTAATGGACCTGCCAGCCTATAAAAAACCACTTTTCGGCTATGACTTTAAAATGGTTTTAGGGAAAGTATGGGACTTCATTACCGGAGCCGGAAAAATAATTTTCATTGTAAGTATCATCATCTGGTTCCTGAGCTACTTTGGACCAAGCCAGAAAGCAGATCAGTTTGTAGCTACAGATGTTCATCTTGATCATTCTTATCTTGCGAAAATGGGTAAAGGAATAGAGCCTGTAATTGCTCCGCTCGGCTACGACTGGAAAATGGGTGTAGGAATCCTTACAAGCTTTGTGGCAAGAGAAGTTTTCGTAGGGACAATGTCTACACTTTACAGTCTTGAAGATGACGCTCCTGAAATAAAAGTAATTGATAAAATGAGAAGAGATGTAAAGCCTAACGGAGAAAAAGTCTTCAGCTTTGCAACAGGAATCTCGGTTCTTCTTTTCTACGCATTTGCAATGCAGTGTGTTTCAACACTGGCAGTAGTCTACAGAGAAACCAAAAGCTGGAAATGGACCGGCTTTCAGGTGGTCATGATGACAGGTTTGGCATATTTTGTGTCGATGATAGTATATCAGATTTTAAAGTAA
- a CDS encoding FeoA family protein — protein sequence MGKILGYDNDHLKMPNKIIEMGLLPETTFRILYQAPFSGPMYVEFGTEKSRIALREEEGDYIIVEELN from the coding sequence ATGGGGAAGATATTGGGATATGATAACGACCATCTTAAAATGCCCAATAAAATTATTGAAATGGGACTTCTTCCGGAAACCACTTTCAGAATTTTGTATCAGGCTCCGTTCAGCGGGCCTATGTATGTAGAGTTTGGAACAGAGAAAAGCCGGATTGCTCTTCGTGAGGAAGAAGGAGATTACATCATTGTTGAAGAATTGAATTAA
- a CDS encoding GLPGLI family protein, translated as MKKLFSIFLITLFAFAGAQESKETANRFFYELTFKPKKDSAKLDKVITILDITDKNRSIYQDYTVIAQDSIMKVEFEAMQKAGMMKDLSKSLKTPKISARIYKFYPSMKVQYVDKVANGFTPSNIGYSEDLKFNWTILADKQKIGEYNAQKATTDFGGRKWTAWFSTDIPFQDGPYKFYGLPGLIVKIEDADKNYSWVLQGNKKVKDYTEFSYIENLMHASGGKVNELSREKFEKTFSDFKKDPFASVRPMMTQEMMSKTIPGIDGTLGDMMKKQEKQYKDFYNANDNPIEKEQPTDKKKK; from the coding sequence ATGAAAAAGTTATTCTCTATATTTCTTATTACACTTTTTGCTTTTGCAGGAGCTCAGGAATCTAAAGAAACAGCCAATCGTTTCTTTTATGAACTGACTTTTAAACCTAAGAAAGATTCAGCGAAACTGGATAAGGTGATTACAATTTTAGATATTACAGATAAAAACAGATCTATTTATCAGGATTATACTGTAATAGCACAAGATTCTATTATGAAAGTAGAATTCGAGGCAATGCAAAAAGCAGGTATGATGAAAGATCTTTCAAAATCTCTTAAAACCCCAAAGATTTCAGCAAGAATTTATAAGTTTTATCCAAGTATGAAGGTCCAATATGTTGATAAAGTTGCAAATGGATTTACACCAAGCAATATTGGATATAGTGAAGATTTAAAATTCAACTGGACTATCTTGGCAGATAAACAAAAAATAGGAGAATATAATGCCCAGAAGGCAACAACTGATTTTGGAGGAAGAAAATGGACAGCGTGGTTTAGTACAGATATTCCGTTTCAGGATGGACCTTATAAGTTTTATGGACTACCAGGTTTAATTGTGAAAATTGAAGATGCAGATAAAAATTATTCTTGGGTATTACAGGGAAATAAAAAAGTAAAAGATTATACAGAATTCTCTTATATTGAAAATCTAATGCATGCTTCAGGAGGAAAAGTGAATGAACTATCAAGAGAAAAATTTGAAAAAACATTTAGTGACTTTAAAAAAGATCCATTTGCCTCTGTGAGACCTATGATGACACAGGAAATGATGTCTAAAACCATACCTGGAATAGATGGAACGTTAGGAGATATGATGAAAAAACAGGAGAAGCAATATAAAGATTTTTACAATGCTAACGACAATCCAATAGAAAAAGAACAGCCTACAGACAAGAAGAAAAAATAA
- a CDS encoding DinB family protein, whose protein sequence is MDTLSQLKSELEGEFQTTKKFIERFPEGKNDYAPHEKSMKMMPLATHLVEVFEWPNTILKTTELDFAKGDYKPTVLSTRDDLMKKLEEDYQSAKTALENSTEEDLNPSWTIKNDGHELASWSKYGAIRHALNQITHHRAQLGVYYRLNNIPLPGSYGPSADQQSF, encoded by the coding sequence ATGGACACTTTATCTCAATTAAAATCCGAACTGGAGGGAGAATTCCAAACCACAAAAAAATTTATTGAACGATTCCCTGAGGGAAAAAACGATTATGCTCCTCATGAAAAAAGCATGAAAATGATGCCTCTTGCCACCCATCTTGTAGAAGTTTTTGAATGGCCGAATACTATTTTGAAGACCACCGAACTGGATTTTGCCAAAGGAGACTACAAACCTACGGTTCTTTCCACCAGAGATGATCTCATGAAAAAACTGGAGGAAGACTATCAGTCAGCAAAGACAGCATTGGAAAACAGTACAGAAGAGGATCTGAACCCCAGCTGGACGATTAAAAATGACGGCCATGAGCTGGCGAGCTGGAGCAAATACGGAGCAATACGCCATGCTTTAAACCAGATCACCCATCACAGAGCTCAACTGGGAGTGTATTACAGACTGAACAATATTCCTTTGCCGGGAAGCTATGGGCCTTCAGCAGACCAGCAAAGTTTTTAA
- a CDS encoding Plug and carboxypeptidase regulatory-like domain-containing protein translates to MKKNISLFLMLFFTVLTFAQKTVSGKITDDDGVAIPSASVTIEEPGKDAILAYGITNSKGEYKVTFTSAESNVDLKVKAFNQKPLTKQISNSDQTLNFKMQSEATEIKEVQLKTKMITARGDTISYDLKAFNSKNDRTLADVMKKIPGIEVNNDGTILYQGNAINKFYVNGKDLMEGGYGTINNSLPKDAVQKVEVLENHQPVKILQDKVPSDQAAINIKLKNSVTMTGRGEVGTGFGDPWLWNVKLTPMFFGQKSQWVVNYKTNNMGEQVENEGNILAFGSSWEGRRSNISQNNWLSVENATVPDLPVKRYLMNSVHYLSANYLTNIDKKKEWELKANANYTNNAVERESNSITRDIQQGTQYTTRFLNNFYTDKLKGELIFTKNAKKGFFKNTTTFSQFWNGDRAFAERNDKNGYRIGNEALESPTTSFQNSLSTIIPWKEKMVNFKSYISYQNDNQNLEISPAGYLQLPYKLPKVNPNDPNEKDRYGIVNFAPGTLALQQFRIKSLDTSHSANISFSTKGWTFTPQVGFDFSTDKLTTNFDGQSIPNPSVQNDVPPNFNQNIYENDLKFTRVNPSASVGINYKSESWSLFSSFPVNFNNIKAEDAFRNVSKSLSKVTFTPNIFAQYSFASFFKASVNGGISNNFGDIQTAYAGYVLTSPGGFNKMNPNNPIPETNTKNGGLRLEYRNPLNNLFFNVGYRLSNTKNNLLASSIVNESGFSEIEYIEKENKRTNNSLYAEIGKYFPKFKTNASFSYNNSISKSQSIRNTDLIDTKTNGNTLGFKFNNTYFSWMSIDFNMTKSWNKQSNGIIQDDLGKTEGYTHNLNVFFYPLENHTIGFYWDQINSKLGQTKLNNGFFDVSYQFSWSKKKVDFELKWMNIADRKVFEKINVGDATITQTTMQLRPSQVMLTVKFNFK, encoded by the coding sequence ATGAAAAAAAATATTTCCTTATTTCTGATGCTTTTCTTTACGGTGCTTACTTTTGCACAAAAAACAGTTTCAGGAAAGATCACTGATGATGACGGGGTGGCAATACCAAGTGCCAGTGTGACGATAGAAGAACCTGGAAAAGATGCTATTCTGGCCTACGGAATTACGAATTCCAAAGGAGAATATAAAGTGACCTTTACTTCGGCAGAATCCAATGTAGATCTCAAAGTGAAGGCCTTTAACCAGAAACCTCTTACAAAACAGATCAGCAACAGCGATCAGACTCTGAATTTCAAAATGCAGTCTGAAGCAACAGAAATTAAAGAAGTACAGCTGAAAACCAAAATGATCACCGCAAGAGGAGACACCATCTCTTACGATCTTAAAGCGTTCAACAGCAAAAACGACAGAACCTTGGCAGATGTAATGAAAAAAATTCCCGGGATTGAAGTTAACAACGATGGTACGATCCTTTATCAAGGGAATGCCATCAATAAATTCTATGTCAACGGTAAAGACCTTATGGAAGGAGGTTATGGAACTATCAACAATTCTCTTCCAAAAGATGCAGTACAGAAAGTAGAAGTTCTTGAAAATCACCAGCCGGTAAAAATCCTTCAGGATAAAGTGCCTTCAGATCAGGCAGCGATCAATATCAAACTTAAAAACTCTGTAACCATGACCGGAAGAGGGGAAGTAGGAACCGGTTTCGGAGATCCGTGGCTTTGGAATGTAAAACTGACCCCAATGTTTTTCGGGCAGAAAAGCCAGTGGGTAGTCAATTATAAAACCAACAACATGGGTGAGCAGGTGGAAAATGAAGGGAATATTCTGGCATTCGGAAGCTCATGGGAAGGTAGAAGAAGTAATATCTCCCAGAATAACTGGTTGAGTGTAGAGAATGCAACGGTCCCTGATCTTCCGGTAAAAAGATATTTGATGAACAGTGTTCATTACCTTTCGGCAAATTACCTTACCAATATTGATAAAAAGAAAGAATGGGAACTTAAAGCCAATGCAAATTACACTAATAATGCTGTGGAAAGGGAATCAAACAGTATTACCAGAGATATCCAGCAGGGAACACAGTACACAACAAGATTCCTGAATAATTTCTATACGGATAAACTAAAAGGAGAATTGATCTTTACAAAAAATGCTAAAAAGGGATTCTTTAAAAATACAACAACATTCTCCCAATTCTGGAATGGGGATAGAGCTTTTGCCGAAAGAAATGATAAAAATGGTTACAGAATAGGAAACGAGGCTTTAGAATCACCCACAACATCTTTCCAGAACTCTTTAAGTACTATTATACCTTGGAAAGAAAAGATGGTGAACTTCAAATCCTATATCAGCTATCAGAATGATAATCAGAATTTAGAAATTTCTCCAGCGGGTTATTTGCAGTTGCCATACAAACTTCCAAAAGTAAACCCGAATGACCCGAATGAAAAAGATAGATATGGTATTGTAAATTTTGCACCAGGGACTTTAGCATTACAACAGTTCAGAATTAAATCTTTAGATACATCACATTCTGCAAATATCAGTTTCTCAACAAAAGGATGGACATTCACTCCCCAGGTAGGATTTGATTTTTCCACAGATAAACTGACAACAAATTTTGATGGACAGTCAATTCCAAATCCTTCTGTTCAAAATGATGTTCCACCAAATTTCAATCAAAACATTTATGAAAACGATTTAAAGTTTACCAGAGTTAATCCATCTGCTTCTGTGGGAATTAATTATAAATCTGAATCATGGAGCTTATTTTCAAGCTTCCCGGTTAATTTTAATAATATCAAAGCTGAAGACGCTTTCAGAAATGTTTCGAAATCTCTTAGCAAAGTAACATTTACTCCTAATATTTTTGCACAATATTCATTTGCTTCATTCTTCAAAGCTAGTGTGAATGGAGGAATCAGTAATAATTTCGGGGATATCCAAACTGCTTATGCCGGATATGTTTTGACAAGTCCGGGCGGATTTAATAAAATGAATCCTAACAATCCAATACCTGAAACCAATACCAAAAACGGAGGATTACGATTGGAGTACAGAAATCCACTGAACAATCTGTTTTTTAATGTAGGTTATAGGTTAAGTAATACAAAAAATAACCTGTTAGCCTCAAGCATAGTTAACGAATCAGGATTTAGTGAAATTGAATATATAGAAAAAGAAAATAAAAGAACAAACAACAGTTTATATGCAGAAATTGGAAAATATTTTCCGAAGTTTAAAACAAATGCATCATTCAGTTATAATAATAGCATATCAAAATCCCAATCTATAAGAAATACAGATCTTATTGATACCAAAACTAATGGTAATACCTTAGGATTTAAATTCAATAATACGTATTTCTCGTGGATGAGTATTGATTTCAATATGACCAAATCATGGAATAAACAAAGTAATGGAATCATTCAGGATGATCTTGGTAAAACAGAGGGGTATACTCATAATTTAAATGTGTTTTTCTATCCTTTGGAAAATCATACTATTGGTTTTTATTGGGATCAGATTAATTCAAAATTAGGGCAAACAAAATTAAACAATGGTTTTTTTGATGTTTCATACCAATTCAGCTGGTCTAAGAAAAAAGTTGATTTTGAATTAAAATGGATGAATATTGCAGATAGAAAAGTGTTTGAAAAAATAAATGTTGGAGATGCAACTATTACTCAGACAACTATGCAGCTCCGGCCTAGCCAGGTTATGCTAACCGTAAAATTCAACTTTAAGTAA
- a CDS encoding cupin-like domain-containing protein: MGIILKPIDVVDDISKEDFYEKYLKPRRPVVIKNMAKKWPAYQKWTMEYMKEVVGDVEVPLYDSSKADPSAPINASAAKMKFGDYIDLIQREPTDLRIFLFDPIKYAPKLLEDYISPKELMGGFLDKYPNMFFGGKGSVTFLHFDIDMAHIFHTHFNGRKHILLFDYKWKERLYQIPYATYALEDYDIENPDFTKFPALDGVEGIECYLEHGDTLFMPTGWWHWMKYLDGSFSISLRAWDKSWAVKAHSLWNLTVQRKFDDIMKSNFKKKYMDWKEKMAIKRAELALKRGLPK, translated from the coding sequence ATGGGAATTATTTTAAAGCCTATAGATGTTGTAGATGATATTTCGAAAGAAGATTTCTACGAAAAATATCTGAAGCCAAGAAGGCCCGTTGTCATCAAAAATATGGCAAAAAAATGGCCTGCTTATCAAAAATGGACGATGGAATACATGAAGGAGGTTGTAGGAGATGTGGAGGTCCCGCTATATGACAGCTCAAAGGCAGATCCCTCTGCTCCCATCAATGCATCTGCAGCAAAAATGAAGTTTGGAGATTATATTGACCTTATACAAAGAGAGCCCACTGATCTCAGAATCTTCCTTTTTGACCCGATAAAATATGCCCCTAAACTTCTGGAAGATTATATTTCTCCCAAAGAATTAATGGGAGGTTTTCTGGATAAGTATCCCAATATGTTCTTTGGCGGTAAGGGATCGGTAACGTTCCTTCACTTTGATATTGATATGGCTCATATTTTCCATACTCACTTCAACGGAAGAAAACATATTCTTCTGTTTGACTATAAATGGAAAGAAAGGCTTTATCAGATTCCATATGCAACCTATGCACTTGAAGATTATGATATTGAAAACCCGGATTTCACCAAATTCCCGGCACTGGATGGTGTAGAAGGTATTGAGTGCTATCTCGAGCATGGCGATACTTTATTCATGCCTACAGGCTGGTGGCACTGGATGAAATATCTGGACGGAAGTTTCTCTATTTCTTTAAGAGCATGGGACAAATCGTGGGCAGTAAAGGCACACTCTCTGTGGAACCTTACTGTACAGCGTAAATTTGACGACATTATGAAGTCCAATTTCAAAAAGAAATACATGGACTGGAAAGAGAAAATGGCCATTAAAAGAGCTGAGCTAGCCTTGAAAAGAGGTTTACCAAAATAA
- a CDS encoding metallophosphoesterase family protein produces the protein MSRTLVVGDIHGGFKALQQVLERAGVIQNDQLIFLGDYVDGWSESSEIIQFLTELSEKQECIFIKGNHDAWCEDWLSSDQSPDVWLFNGGRSTVESYKDYLPENLDLHLEFFQRMKNYHIDDENRLFIHAGYASMHGPEREVYSSNYRWDRTLWETAVAMDKKLQRNSALYPKRLLLYKEIFIGHTPTLDIGITVPANKANVWNMDTGAAYTGALSIMDVDSKEFWQSDPLPSLYPKEKGRN, from the coding sequence ATGAGCAGAACATTAGTAGTTGGCGACATTCACGGAGGATTTAAAGCCTTACAACAGGTTCTTGAAAGAGCCGGGGTTATACAAAATGATCAGCTGATTTTCCTTGGAGATTATGTAGATGGCTGGAGTGAGTCTTCCGAAATTATACAGTTTTTAACAGAGTTATCAGAAAAACAGGAATGTATTTTCATCAAAGGAAATCATGATGCCTGGTGCGAAGATTGGCTGTCATCAGACCAAAGTCCTGATGTATGGCTTTTTAACGGAGGAAGAAGTACTGTTGAGAGTTACAAAGATTATCTCCCGGAAAATCTGGATCTTCATCTTGAGTTCTTTCAAAGAATGAAAAACTATCATATTGATGATGAGAACCGGTTGTTTATTCATGCAGGTTATGCATCCATGCATGGTCCTGAAAGAGAGGTTTATTCCAGTAATTATCGTTGGGACAGAACCCTTTGGGAAACCGCTGTTGCAATGGATAAAAAGCTGCAGAGAAACTCAGCATTATATCCCAAAAGGCTGCTATTGTACAAAGAAATATTCATCGGACATACGCCTACTCTTGATATTGGAATTACGGTTCCTGCCAATAAAGCCAATGTCTGGAATATGGATACCGGAGCAGCTTATACCGGAGCTTTATCCATCATGGATGTCGATTCCAAGGAATTCTGGCAAAGTGATCCGCTTCCTTCCTTATATCCTAAAGAAAAGGGCAGAAATTAA
- a CDS encoding RNA 2'-phosphotransferase, translating to MNEVEKKKISKFLSLILRHQPESIGLTLDENGWADVEELREKSAKRRIHFTPEELDEVVETNNKKRFAFNEDKTMIRASQGHSVNIDLALEALQPPDFLYHGTAETNIASILEKGIEKRTRQHVHLSADKETAAKVGMRHGKPVILTIRTGTMYQDGLAFFQSANGVWLTDFVDAKYISK from the coding sequence ATGAACGAAGTAGAAAAGAAAAAAATAAGTAAATTTTTAAGCCTGATCTTACGGCATCAGCCGGAAAGTATAGGACTTACACTGGATGAAAACGGCTGGGCAGATGTTGAAGAGCTGAGAGAAAAATCTGCGAAAAGAAGGATACATTTTACTCCCGAAGAACTGGATGAGGTAGTAGAAACCAATAATAAAAAGCGTTTCGCTTTTAATGAAGATAAAACCATGATCAGAGCCAGTCAGGGGCATTCTGTTAATATTGACCTGGCTTTGGAAGCCTTACAGCCTCCTGACTTTTTGTACCACGGAACTGCAGAAACCAATATTGCATCGATTCTGGAAAAAGGAATTGAAAAGCGAACCCGCCAGCATGTACACTTAAGTGCTGATAAAGAAACGGCTGCAAAGGTCGGGATGAGACATGGCAAGCCTGTTATTCTTACCATCAGAACCGGAACAATGTATCAGGATGGATTAGCTTTCTTTCAGTCTGCAAACGGAGTTTGGCTGACAGATTTTGTAGATGCAAAATATATTTCAAAGTAA
- a CDS encoding ADP-ribosylglycohydrolase family protein, translated as MENIVKAGIMGVCIGDALGVPVEFKKREDLKRFPVTKMLEYMSWNQPKGTWSDDSSLTLCLAEELIKGYDLEKIGQSFVKWNKYGHWTAHGRLFDIGGTTRHSLARLIKGESARFSGNIFEEDNGNGSLMRILPLAFYLKKEDDIQKLYLMVKEVSAITHGHFRSVFACFIYVIFAIQLLKGKNKKEAYEQTQNVTLKYAEEQGFNPKEIELFNRILKHDISGYAEDEIKSGGYVLHSLEASLWCFLNSESYAEAVLKAVNLGEDTDTTGAITGGIAGIYYGYENIPEEWIAELVRKDDIEELCKKMAKKLYHIDNPL; from the coding sequence ATGGAAAATATAGTAAAAGCAGGAATTATGGGTGTTTGCATCGGAGACGCTCTTGGGGTTCCGGTGGAATTTAAAAAAAGAGAAGATTTAAAACGTTTTCCGGTAACAAAAATGCTGGAGTATATGTCATGGAACCAACCCAAAGGAACCTGGAGTGATGACAGCTCTCTAACCCTTTGTCTTGCGGAAGAACTTATTAAAGGTTATGATCTGGAAAAAATCGGACAGAGCTTTGTAAAATGGAATAAATACGGTCACTGGACTGCTCATGGAAGACTTTTTGACATTGGAGGAACGACAAGACATTCTTTGGCGAGATTAATCAAAGGTGAGAGCGCCCGATTTTCAGGAAATATTTTTGAAGAAGATAATGGAAACGGTTCTTTGATGAGAATTCTTCCCTTAGCTTTTTATCTCAAAAAGGAAGATGATATTCAGAAACTCTATCTGATGGTAAAAGAGGTTTCCGCAATAACTCACGGGCATTTCCGTTCTGTTTTTGCCTGTTTCATCTATGTGATTTTTGCTATTCAACTGTTGAAAGGAAAGAATAAAAAAGAAGCATATGAGCAAACACAGAATGTCACTTTAAAATACGCTGAAGAGCAAGGTTTTAACCCAAAAGAAATTGAACTTTTCAATAGGATTTTGAAACATGATATTTCAGGATATGCTGAAGATGAAATCAAAAGTGGCGGCTATGTTCTCCACAGTCTGGAAGCCTCTTTATGGTGTTTTTTAAACTCAGAAAGCTATGCTGAAGCGGTTTTAAAAGCAGTCAACCTGGGAGAAGATACAGATACTACTGGAGCCATCACCGGAGGAATTGCCGGAATTTATTACGGATATGAAAACATTCCTGAGGAATGGATTGCTGAGCTGGTGAGAAAGGACGATATTGAAGAATTGTGCAAAAAAATGGCTAAAAAATTATATCACATTGATAACCCTTTATAA
- a CDS encoding SIR2 family NAD-dependent protein deacylase: MKKLTILSGAGISAESGIKTFRDGDGLWENHNITDVASPEGWRKDRALVLEFYNQRRRQLHEVKPNEAHQLLAELEKYFEVQIITQNIDDLHERAGSSNILHLHGELFKSCSCNNKNLIYEQKDDIKIGDKAEDGAQLRPFIVWFGEDVPLYHTAQEIVKESDILLVIGTSLQVYPAAGLIHDIKDDCLLIVINPNETGFGYGQRAVVIKETATQGMKLLFDKLVNLA; this comes from the coding sequence ATGAAAAAACTAACCATATTAAGCGGCGCCGGAATCAGTGCCGAAAGCGGAATAAAAACCTTCAGAGACGGAGACGGTCTTTGGGAAAATCATAATATAACAGATGTGGCAAGTCCGGAAGGATGGAGAAAAGACAGAGCGTTGGTTTTGGAATTTTACAACCAGAGAAGACGCCAGCTTCATGAGGTAAAGCCCAACGAAGCACATCAATTACTGGCAGAACTGGAAAAATATTTTGAGGTTCAGATTATTACCCAGAATATTGACGATCTTCATGAAAGAGCAGGATCTTCCAATATTCTTCATCTCCATGGAGAACTGTTTAAATCATGCTCATGCAATAATAAAAACCTGATTTATGAACAAAAAGATGATATTAAAATTGGAGATAAGGCCGAAGATGGGGCACAGTTAAGACCTTTCATCGTTTGGTTCGGAGAAGATGTTCCTTTGTATCATACTGCACAGGAAATTGTCAAAGAATCGGATATTTTACTCGTAATAGGAACTTCTTTGCAGGTATATCCGGCAGCCGGACTGATTCATGATATCAAAGACGATTGTCTTCTAATTGTAATCAATCCTAATGAAACAGGATTTGGTTACGGACAGAGAGCTGTTGTAATAAAAGAAACCGCAACACAGGGAATGAAACTGTTGTTTGATAAACTGGTAAACCTAGCCTGA